From the genome of Trueperaceae bacterium, one region includes:
- a CDS encoding YbaK/EbsC family protein codes for MSLQAVKDHLRRFGKAEAVLEFAESSATVALAAEKVGTEPARIAKTLAFYDPEDQTRALLVVAAGDARLHNGSFKRRFGGKPKMVASEDVEALTGHPVGGVCPFANPDGVSVYLDESLRRFDVVYPAAGTAASAVPFTPAELEVAAGAAGWVEVTNGWRDGSGVEAAE; via the coding sequence ATGTCGTTGCAGGCCGTGAAAGATCACCTCAGGCGGTTCGGGAAGGCGGAAGCGGTCCTAGAGTTCGCGGAGTCGAGCGCCACGGTGGCGCTGGCGGCCGAGAAGGTGGGGACGGAGCCGGCCCGGATCGCGAAGACCCTGGCGTTCTACGACCCGGAAGACCAGACGCGCGCGCTCCTGGTGGTGGCCGCCGGCGACGCCCGGCTCCACAACGGCTCGTTCAAGCGTCGTTTCGGGGGCAAGCCGAAGATGGTGGCGTCCGAGGACGTCGAGGCGCTGACCGGCCACCCCGTTGGTGGCGTGTGCCCGTTCGCCAACCCGGACGGCGTCAGCGTCTACCTCGACGAGTCGTTGCGGCGCTTCGACGTCGTCTACCCCGCCGCCGGCACGGCGGCGTCGGCCGTGCCGTTCACGCCGGCCGAGCTCGAGGTCGCCGCCGGCGCGGCCGGGTGGGTGGAGGTCACTAACGGCTGGCGCGATGGTAGTGGGGTCGAAGCTGCCGAGTGA
- a CDS encoding Lrp/AsnC family transcriptional regulator: MIHSGLSMEFDAVDRRILEILLVDGRASHASVAKTVGLSAPAIGERVKKLEQAGVIRGYHADIDPVAVGLTITAYVAIAPQPRKPAQRLVERLLEYPEIEELHAVAGTYSFIAKVRLASTVALDAFLDRLFTTEGVERTETTMVLRTNLERQTRLPFA, from the coding sequence GTGATACATTCGGGCCTGAGCATGGAGTTCGACGCCGTGGACCGCCGCATCCTGGAGATCTTGCTCGTCGACGGTCGGGCGTCGCACGCGTCGGTGGCCAAGACCGTCGGGCTGTCGGCCCCCGCCATCGGTGAGCGGGTCAAGAAGCTCGAGCAGGCCGGCGTGATCCGCGGCTACCACGCCGACATCGACCCGGTCGCCGTGGGCCTGACGATCACGGCGTACGTGGCCATAGCGCCGCAGCCGCGCAAGCCGGCCCAGCGGCTCGTCGAGCGGCTCCTAGAGTACCCGGAGATCGAGGAGCTGCACGCCGTGGCGGGCACGTACTCGTTCATCGCCAAGGTGCGCCTCGCCTCGACCGTCGCCCTCGACGCCTTCCTCGACCGCCTCTTCACCACCGAGGGCGTCGAGCGCACCGAGACGACGATGGTGCTGCGCACGAACCTCGAGCGCCAGACGCGCCTCCCGTTCGCCTGA
- a CDS encoding copper resistance protein CopC: MRRAGLVLAAAALLAFAQAHAYLESSTPAGGAVLDAAPGTLVLEFSEELEVGFSTFKLFRLEDAPDGADEDHAAKLNGMAALLVTEVIGTSGPDDRALAFELAPGQGRSAKVTLTPAEPLAPGSYVLMWRVLSVDTHTLQDYVTFTVLEPAPR, translated from the coding sequence ATGAGGCGCGCCGGCCTGGTCCTGGCAGCTGCCGCGCTCCTCGCGTTCGCGCAGGCGCACGCCTACCTGGAGAGCTCCACGCCCGCGGGCGGCGCCGTGTTGGATGCCGCGCCGGGAACGCTCGTCCTGGAGTTCAGCGAGGAGCTCGAGGTCGGCTTCTCCACCTTCAAGCTGTTCAGGCTCGAGGACGCCCCCGACGGAGCCGATGAGGATCACGCGGCCAAGCTCAACGGCATGGCCGCCCTTCTGGTGACCGAGGTGATCGGAACCTCCGGGCCGGACGACCGCGCCCTCGCGTTCGAGTTGGCTCCCGGTCAAGGCCGTTCGGCGAAGGTCACTTTGACGCCGGCCGAGCCCCTCGCCCCGGGCAGCTACGTGCTCATGTGGCGCGTGCTCTCGGTAGACACGCACACGTTGCAGGACTACGTGACCTTCACGGTCCTGGAGCCGGCGCCCCGCTAG
- a CDS encoding cupin domain-containing protein, which translates to MLASRTHPDVLEVASLTDVPRSTRIPVGEDRLGRSRSVFGVMPFAIKVSSRDSGGASLVIEQANAYRGGPPRHLHHDQDEWFYVVEGEYVISIGEETHRLMPGDSVLAPRRVPHAWALVGHAPGRMVIAFWPAGRMEEFFDAAVELDGTPAPDVARPLFAAYGMEVVGPPLAVE; encoded by the coding sequence ATGCTGGCCTCCAGAACCCATCCTGACGTGTTGGAGGTCGCGAGCTTGACCGACGTTCCGAGGAGCACGAGGATCCCGGTAGGTGAGGACAGGCTTGGCCGGAGCCGGTCCGTGTTCGGCGTGATGCCGTTCGCGATCAAGGTCTCCTCCCGAGACAGTGGGGGCGCCTCTCTCGTGATCGAGCAGGCGAACGCCTACCGCGGAGGGCCGCCTCGACACCTTCACCACGACCAGGACGAGTGGTTCTACGTGGTCGAGGGCGAGTACGTCATCAGCATCGGCGAGGAGACGCACCGCCTCATGCCCGGCGACTCCGTGCTGGCTCCGCGGCGCGTCCCCCATGCGTGGGCGCTGGTCGGGCATGCGCCAGGGCGCATGGTCATCGCGTTCTGGCCGGCCGGGAGGATGGAGGAGTTCTTCGATGCGGCCGTCGAACTCGACGGCACCCCCGCGCCGGATGTGGCGCGCCCACTGTTCGCGGCGTACGGCATGGAGGTCGTGGGTCCGCCGCTAGCCGTGGAGTAG
- a CDS encoding YmdB family metallophosphoesterase, whose product MRVLFIGDVFATPGMRAAQAYLAAVRHEYDFVIVNGENAAGGFGITRRHFEQLRSAGADVVTLGNHAFDQSEVVPLLEETPRLLRAANFPPGTPGLGWAAYDVPSGGRIVVAQLMGRVFMDPLDDPYRVVDAILEEVPSGMPVIVDFHAEATSEKKVMGYHLAGRVSAVLGTHTHVTTADEQVFKGTAYITDVGMTGVQGSSIGMAFEEVHTRFVTKLPAKYRPAAGQASVSAVAIELDGARAVSVTRLRWEHGDKDPE is encoded by the coding sequence GTGCGAGTCCTGTTCATCGGCGACGTGTTCGCCACCCCAGGCATGCGGGCAGCCCAGGCGTACCTGGCGGCGGTGCGGCATGAGTACGACTTCGTGATCGTCAACGGCGAGAACGCGGCCGGCGGCTTCGGCATCACCCGCCGCCACTTCGAGCAGCTGCGCTCGGCCGGCGCCGACGTCGTCACGCTCGGCAACCACGCCTTCGATCAGTCCGAGGTCGTCCCCCTGCTCGAGGAGACGCCGCGCCTGCTCCGCGCCGCCAACTTCCCGCCCGGCACGCCCGGGCTCGGCTGGGCGGCGTACGACGTGCCGAGCGGCGGTCGCATCGTGGTGGCGCAGCTGATGGGCCGGGTCTTCATGGACCCGCTCGACGACCCGTACCGGGTGGTCGACGCGATCCTCGAGGAGGTCCCTAGCGGCATGCCCGTCATCGTCGACTTCCACGCCGAGGCGACGAGCGAGAAGAAGGTCATGGGCTACCACCTCGCCGGCCGCGTGAGCGCCGTCCTCGGCACGCACACGCACGTCACCACCGCCGACGAGCAGGTGTTCAAGGGCACCGCCTACATCACGGATGTCGGCATGACGGGCGTGCAGGGCTCCTCGATCGGCATGGCGTTCGAGGAGGTGCACACCCGCTTCGTCACGAAGCTACCGGCCAAGTACCGGCCGGCCGCCGGACAGGCGAGCGTGAGCGCGGTGGCCATCGAGCTGGACGGGGCGAGGGCCGTATCTGTGACCCGCCTGCGCTGGGAGCACGGCGACAAGGACCCGGAGTGA
- a CDS encoding P1 family peptidase: protein MNALQNETLTAVAGLRVGHYTDLEARTGCTVVLTPEGGCVASGVALGPAPGSREYVLLQPDKTVQAVDAVVLTGGSAFGLASADGVMRWLEEQGRGFDTGVARVPIVPAAVLFDLAVGSAKVRPDAAAGRAAAEAATDAPVAQGRVGAGTGATVGKLRGPGNATDSGLGSHAALVGGAVVAAIGISNAAGNVVDPDTGKLVAGVPETLGLAAAAGFAAMPGSNTTLVLVATDAPITKAQANALATSAHIGIARVTRPSHTVFDGDSAFVLSTGTGPEVPLAALSVAVQEVVAAALVKGVLAGRLRQGTPRPTR, encoded by the coding sequence ATGAACGCGCTTCAGAACGAGACCCTAACCGCGGTAGCCGGCCTGCGCGTCGGCCACTACACGGACCTCGAGGCCCGCACGGGCTGCACGGTCGTCCTCACGCCGGAGGGCGGCTGCGTGGCCTCCGGCGTGGCGCTAGGCCCCGCACCCGGTTCGCGCGAGTACGTCTTGTTGCAGCCCGACAAGACGGTCCAGGCGGTCGACGCGGTCGTGCTGACCGGCGGCAGCGCCTTCGGGCTCGCCTCGGCCGACGGCGTCATGCGCTGGCTCGAGGAGCAGGGCCGCGGTTTCGACACGGGCGTGGCCCGCGTGCCCATCGTGCCGGCCGCAGTCCTCTTCGACCTGGCCGTCGGCTCCGCCAAGGTCCGTCCGGACGCCGCGGCGGGGCGCGCCGCGGCCGAGGCCGCCACCGACGCGCCCGTCGCGCAAGGGCGGGTGGGCGCCGGCACGGGGGCGACGGTCGGCAAGCTCCGCGGGCCGGGCAACGCCACCGACAGCGGCCTCGGCAGTCACGCCGCGCTTGTCGGCGGGGCGGTCGTCGCGGCCATCGGCATCAGCAACGCTGCCGGCAACGTGGTCGACCCCGACACGGGCAAGCTCGTGGCCGGGGTACCGGAGACGTTGGGCCTCGCCGCCGCTGCCGGCTTCGCCGCCATGCCGGGCAGCAACACGACGCTCGTGCTCGTCGCCACCGACGCCCCGATCACGAAGGCGCAGGCCAACGCGCTCGCGACGAGCGCGCACATCGGCATCGCGAGGGTGACGCGCCCGTCGCACACGGTGTTCGACGGCGACAGCGCGTTCGTGCTCTCGACGGGCACGGGCCCGGAGGTCCCGCTCGCGGCCCTCTCCGTCGCCGTTCAGGAAGTGGTGGCGGCCGCGCTCGTCAAGGGTGTGCTGGCCGGTCGCTTAAGGCAGGGCACCCCGCGGCCGACCCGGTAG
- a CDS encoding PQQ-dependent sugar dehydrogenase, with protein MSEQPTPPQRRRGFRGYIGALTALAFTLALAACTQNVVAQRLVPVADGLRQPVVITNAGDERLFVAEQSGAVRIVSGGELLREPFLDLSGELSTGGERGLLGLAFPADYQATGRFYVYYTGDGGQTVLSRFTVTPGNPDRADPESEEVLLTQAQPYSNHNGGQIVFGPDGYLYVGLGDGGSGGDPQGNGQDLGTFLGKLLRLDVSGDTGYTVPSDNPFVDRDGALPEIWAYGLRNPWRFSFDRGTGDLYIADVGQEAYEEVNFTPAGTGGGLNYGWKLMEGLHCYAASSCDQAGLTLPVLEYPHGPQWGTSITGGYVYRGADVPALQGNYVFADFVSGRVWSTSAADGWAPRPLFETGFNVSTFGEDAAGELYVAAYDSGMIYRVGQ; from the coding sequence ATGTCCGAGCAGCCCACTCCCCCGCAGCGCCGGCGCGGCTTCCGCGGTTACATCGGCGCGCTGACCGCCCTCGCCTTCACGTTGGCATTGGCCGCCTGCACTCAGAACGTCGTCGCGCAACGGCTCGTGCCCGTGGCGGACGGGCTCAGGCAGCCCGTCGTCATCACGAACGCGGGCGACGAGCGCCTGTTCGTGGCGGAGCAGAGCGGCGCCGTCCGCATCGTCAGCGGTGGCGAGCTGCTCCGCGAACCGTTCCTCGACCTCTCCGGCGAGCTCAGCACGGGCGGCGAGCGGGGCCTGCTCGGCCTCGCCTTCCCCGCCGACTACCAGGCGACCGGGCGCTTCTACGTGTACTACACGGGCGACGGGGGCCAGACCGTCCTGTCGCGCTTCACCGTCACGCCGGGGAACCCCGACCGCGCCGACCCGGAGTCCGAGGAGGTCCTTCTGACGCAGGCCCAACCGTACTCCAACCACAACGGCGGCCAGATCGTGTTCGGGCCCGACGGCTACCTCTACGTCGGCCTCGGCGACGGCGGCAGCGGGGGCGACCCTCAGGGCAACGGCCAGGACCTCGGCACCTTCCTCGGCAAGCTCCTGCGCCTCGACGTGTCAGGCGACACCGGCTACACCGTGCCGAGCGACAACCCGTTCGTCGATAGGGACGGCGCCCTGCCCGAGATCTGGGCGTACGGGCTCCGCAACCCGTGGCGCTTCTCGTTCGACAGGGGCACCGGCGACCTCTACATCGCGGACGTCGGCCAGGAGGCGTACGAGGAAGTCAACTTCACGCCGGCAGGCACGGGCGGCGGGCTCAACTACGGTTGGAAGCTCATGGAGGGCCTGCACTGCTACGCGGCCTCGAGCTGCGACCAGGCCGGGCTCACGCTCCCCGTCCTCGAGTACCCGCACGGTCCGCAGTGGGGCACGTCGATAACTGGCGGCTACGTCTATCGCGGCGCTGACGTGCCGGCGCTCCAGGGCAACTACGTGTTCGCCGACTTCGTGTCCGGCCGCGTCTGGAGCACGAGCGCGGCGGACGGTTGGGCGCCAAGGCCCCTCTTCGAGACGGGCTTCAACGTGAGCACCTTCGGCGAGGACGCCGCCGGCGAGCTGTACGTCGCCGCGTACGACAGCGGCATGATCTACCGCGTCGGGCAGTGA
- a CDS encoding ATP-dependent DNA helicase: MPLVDRRLGARRLGADREADGAADRGGGRGQPPASFPFPRFRPGQGEALTRAREAFSEGKRFVVIEAPTGAGKSAVAVTLAREANSAFVLTNQKVLQDQYVRDFPDLALLKGRANYDCLVAPTHAAAAPCIVGRRFPQCDDCPYFTAKDVAMQANVAMLNYAYFLAELNYAGGFAPRELLILDEAHNAEGALMSFVQVVLSEGALLRAGLQRPLPPDLGDELAFEFAELLLPELRERSTAVELLIKQEAGEEASLQHLKTKQWLDGQAGRIELLLDSHESGEVDWVVERRVERDGASIVFKPIEVAALANEFLFAYADKVLMLSATILDAPTFLRSLGIEPEEAEVVAVPSTFPPENRPIVVWPVARLTRHYQDRDLPLLAKAVNELALRHEDEKGVVHAHSYKIASYLAKNLDAEVRWRVVTHEGASGREAALAKHMAASEPTILLTPSMTEGIDLAEDLSRWQVLCKVPYPYLGDKQVAARMERDRDWYDWRTTLSVVQAYGRSVRSEEDQAVTYLLDADFPNFLRRQYRRLPPWFVEALEN, from the coding sequence ATGCCTCTGGTCGACCGCCGCCTTGGAGCCCGCCGCCTCGGAGCCGATCGCGAAGCGGATGGCGCGGCCGATCGCGGCGGGGGCAGGGGCCAGCCGCCCGCCAGCTTCCCGTTCCCCCGCTTCCGGCCGGGGCAGGGCGAGGCGCTGACGCGCGCGCGCGAGGCGTTCTCGGAAGGCAAGCGTTTCGTTGTCATCGAGGCGCCCACCGGCGCGGGGAAGAGCGCCGTCGCGGTCACGCTCGCGCGCGAGGCCAACTCGGCGTTCGTGCTCACCAACCAGAAGGTCCTGCAAGACCAGTACGTCCGCGACTTCCCCGACCTCGCCCTCCTCAAGGGGCGGGCCAACTACGACTGCCTCGTGGCGCCCACGCACGCCGCGGCCGCCCCGTGCATCGTCGGCCGCCGCTTCCCCCAGTGCGACGACTGCCCGTACTTCACGGCCAAGGACGTCGCCATGCAGGCGAACGTTGCCATGCTCAACTACGCGTACTTCCTGGCGGAACTCAACTACGCCGGCGGCTTCGCCCCTCGTGAGCTCCTGATCCTGGACGAGGCGCACAATGCCGAGGGCGCGCTCATGAGCTTCGTGCAGGTCGTCCTGAGCGAGGGCGCGCTCCTGCGCGCCGGCCTGCAGCGCCCCCTGCCGCCCGATCTGGGCGACGAGCTCGCCTTCGAGTTTGCCGAGCTGCTCCTGCCCGAGCTGCGCGAGCGGTCCACGGCCGTCGAGCTGCTCATCAAGCAGGAGGCCGGCGAGGAGGCCTCGCTGCAACACCTGAAGACGAAGCAGTGGCTCGACGGGCAGGCCGGCCGCATCGAGCTCCTCCTCGACAGCCATGAGTCCGGCGAGGTCGACTGGGTAGTCGAGCGCCGCGTCGAGCGTGACGGCGCCAGCATCGTCTTCAAGCCCATCGAGGTCGCGGCCCTCGCGAACGAGTTCCTGTTCGCCTACGCCGACAAGGTCCTGATGCTCTCGGCCACGATCCTCGACGCGCCCACGTTCCTGCGCAGCCTCGGCATCGAGCCGGAGGAGGCGGAGGTCGTCGCGGTGCCGTCGACCTTCCCGCCGGAGAACCGCCCCATCGTGGTGTGGCCGGTCGCGCGCCTCACTCGTCACTACCAGGACCGCGACCTGCCGCTGCTCGCCAAGGCCGTCAACGAGCTCGCCCTGCGGCACGAGGACGAGAAGGGCGTCGTGCACGCGCACTCCTACAAGATCGCGAGCTACCTGGCCAAGAACCTCGACGCGGAGGTGCGCTGGCGCGTCGTCACCCACGAGGGCGCCAGCGGGAGGGAGGCGGCGCTCGCCAAGCACATGGCGGCCTCCGAGCCGACAATCCTGCTCACTCCGAGCATGACGGAAGGGATAGACCTGGCCGAGGACCTCTCGCGCTGGCAAGTGCTCTGCAAGGTGCCGTACCCGTACCTTGGCGACAAGCAGGTGGCGGCGCGCATGGAGCGCGACCGCGACTGGTACGACTGGCGCACGACCCTGAGCGTCGTGCAGGCCTACGGGCGGAGCGTCAGGAGTGAGGAGGACCAGGCGGTCACGTACCTGCTCGACGCCGACTTCCCGAACTTCCTCCGGCGGCAGTACCGGCGGCTGCCGCCCTGGTTCGTAGAGGCGCTCGAGAACTGA
- a CDS encoding GNAT family N-acetyltransferase, which translates to MSESAPTVEIRPAVAADAPAIAQVHVTTWRETYAGLLPDDLLANLSGERREAQWAAQIAAAEAPGNTSRVLVATASGRGVVGFASCGPEREPEHGFDAELYTIYLLAEFHGRGIGRELFVRMCEQALAVGFRSLRLWVLEGNPTAGFYAHLGGEPVGRKSLVLGDGSYFETAFGWRDLSTLTPR; encoded by the coding sequence ATGAGCGAGTCAGCTCCCACGGTCGAGATACGACCGGCCGTCGCTGCGGACGCCCCGGCCATCGCCCAGGTACACGTGACGACGTGGCGCGAGACCTACGCCGGACTGCTGCCAGACGACCTGCTGGCGAACCTGTCCGGCGAGCGGCGCGAGGCCCAGTGGGCGGCTCAGATAGCGGCCGCCGAGGCGCCGGGCAACACGAGCCGCGTCCTGGTCGCGACGGCGTCAGGCCGAGGGGTAGTGGGCTTCGCGTCCTGCGGGCCGGAGCGCGAACCGGAGCACGGTTTCGACGCCGAGCTCTACACCATCTACCTGTTGGCCGAGTTCCACGGCCGCGGCATCGGTAGGGAGCTCTTCGTGCGCATGTGCGAGCAGGCGCTCGCCGTCGGGTTCCGGTCGCTGCGCCTATGGGTGCTGGAGGGCAACCCTACGGCCGGCTTCTACGCTCACCTCGGCGGGGAGCCGGTCGGTCGGAAGAGCCTCGTACTGGGCGACGGCTCGTACTTCGAGACGGCGTTCGGCTGGCGCGACCTCTCGACCCTCACCCCGCGCTAG
- the trmH gene encoding tRNA (guanosine(18)-2'-O)-methyltransferase TrmH: MTLRRRERIHDVLAKRQQDLTVLAEEVHKPHNLSAILRSCDAVGIGTVHAVKPTGGVATFSATSASADKWVDLVVHPDIATAVATMKASGKRIYAAHLSADAVDYRAVDYTVPCAVLLGNEKDGVSRRAAELADQHVIIPMLGMVQSLNVSVAAAVILFEAQRQRLAAGMYDRPSLSERELRELTLRWLPRWATLEEVEPPLTGLTDDID; the protein is encoded by the coding sequence ATGACCTTGCGGCGCCGTGAGCGCATCCACGATGTCCTCGCGAAGCGCCAGCAGGACCTGACGGTGCTCGCCGAGGAAGTGCACAAGCCGCACAACCTCTCGGCCATCCTGAGGAGTTGCGACGCCGTCGGCATCGGCACGGTGCACGCCGTCAAGCCGACCGGGGGTGTGGCTACCTTCAGCGCCACGAGCGCCAGCGCGGACAAGTGGGTCGACCTGGTGGTGCACCCTGACATCGCCACCGCCGTCGCGACCATGAAGGCGAGCGGGAAGCGGATCTACGCCGCGCACCTCTCGGCCGACGCGGTCGACTACCGGGCGGTGGACTACACCGTGCCCTGCGCGGTCCTCCTCGGCAACGAGAAGGACGGCGTCAGCCGCCGGGCCGCGGAGCTCGCCGACCAACACGTGATCATCCCGATGCTCGGCATGGTGCAGTCGCTCAACGTGAGCGTGGCGGCGGCCGTGATCCTCTTCGAGGCCCAGCGCCAGCGCCTCGCGGCCGGCATGTACGACCGTCCGAGCCTGAGCGAGCGGGAGCTCCGGGAGCTCACCCTCAGGTGGTTGCCGCGCTGGGCGACCTTAGAGGAGGTTGAGCCTCCGCTCACCGGCCTCACGGATGATATCGACTAG
- a CDS encoding penicillin-binding protein: MKLVQGLFLLLLTAALSVGALLASSGLKWAQELPSLESLDALEFSATSQVFARDGVTPIGAIVPVTGEGRESTNRIPVRLDEVSPAALQAIVAYEDDQFYRHYGVDAPGFFRAVYEEFLGDASRGGSTITTQVIKNLVLHDIRSERSLERKIKEIMLALELERRLTKPEILQRYINMVFWGGNVYGIRAAAQTYFGKDPIELNLAEGLYLARLIPAPNARHDDLPTTRRSIREVLDKMVRQGTISSEMAERAWRYPLEPLGWDVTYDSEGNIVTAVRTGAEVVVQSSVSSDLSRAVLIAVRNWLTERYGESVVFSSGGLRVTTTIDVQAQVAANQASLNGEVPPGAQMALVGIDPSTGAVLAMVGQKLVDGVAPGEFNRATQALRQPGSSFKPIVYATAIEQGAMNQSTILVDEPTKFQIRGQPAYEPGNHDHTYDGFQTIRASLNRSRNIPAVKALEAAGVDAVAEKARELGYDVMPYYAMALGSFEATPLQHTAAMAAFANGGVYIEPYFIERVEDSDGNVLYQAEPRSARVWSEQTAYIMLDMMHGNVADREPAFGLSNRAAVPGRWIAGKTGTTNDEVDIWFVGMTPGMVASVWIGKDDATSLPSRMTLSNGNTDQVNSSRQPIYIWNDFVTAALRGSPATGEGFPVPEGIVFKDMDLKTGAVGGGGVRTAFRSTDQAVGGGIDAAIKLSLPIDTATGKRATVDTPPDRIEIIEVDPRDVGNYLEGTG, encoded by the coding sequence GTGAAGCTCGTCCAAGGCCTGTTCCTGCTGCTCTTGACGGCCGCGCTGTCGGTCGGCGCGCTGCTGGCTTCCTCGGGGCTGAAGTGGGCCCAGGAACTGCCGTCGCTCGAGTCGCTGGACGCGCTCGAGTTCTCCGCCACCTCGCAGGTCTTCGCCCGCGACGGCGTGACGCCCATCGGGGCCATCGTGCCCGTCACGGGAGAGGGGCGCGAGTCCACCAACCGCATCCCCGTGCGCCTCGACGAGGTGTCGCCCGCCGCGCTGCAGGCCATCGTCGCCTACGAGGACGACCAGTTCTACCGTCACTACGGGGTCGACGCGCCCGGCTTCTTCAGGGCCGTCTACGAGGAGTTCCTCGGCGACGCCTCCCGCGGCGGCTCGACCATCACGACACAGGTCATCAAGAACCTCGTACTGCACGACATCCGCTCGGAACGGTCGCTCGAACGCAAGATCAAGGAGATCATGCTGGCCCTCGAGCTCGAGCGGCGCCTGACCAAGCCCGAGATCTTGCAGCGCTACATCAACATGGTCTTCTGGGGCGGCAACGTCTACGGCATCCGCGCCGCGGCCCAGACGTACTTCGGCAAGGACCCCATCGAGCTGAACCTCGCCGAGGGCCTGTACCTGGCCCGGCTCATCCCGGCCCCGAACGCGCGCCACGACGACCTCCCCACGACCCGCCGCAGCATCCGCGAGGTCCTCGACAAGATGGTGAGGCAGGGCACGATCAGCTCGGAGATGGCCGAGCGGGCATGGCGCTACCCCCTGGAGCCGCTCGGTTGGGACGTCACCTACGACAGCGAAGGCAACATCGTCACGGCCGTGAGGACGGGGGCCGAGGTCGTCGTCCAGTCGAGCGTCAGCTCGGACTTGTCGCGCGCCGTCCTGATCGCCGTGCGCAACTGGCTGACCGAGCGGTACGGCGAGAGCGTCGTGTTCAGCAGCGGGGGCCTCAGGGTGACGACCACCATCGACGTGCAGGCGCAGGTGGCGGCCAACCAGGCGAGCCTCAACGGTGAGGTGCCGCCGGGCGCCCAGATGGCGCTGGTCGGCATCGATCCGAGCACGGGGGCCGTGCTCGCCATGGTGGGGCAGAAGCTCGTGGACGGCGTGGCGCCGGGCGAGTTCAACCGCGCCACCCAGGCGCTGCGGCAGCCGGGCAGCTCGTTCAAGCCCATCGTCTACGCCACCGCCATCGAGCAGGGCGCCATGAACCAGTCCACCATCCTGGTCGACGAGCCGACGAAGTTCCAGATCCGCGGTCAGCCGGCGTACGAACCCGGCAACCACGACCACACCTACGACGGCTTCCAGACGATCAGGGCGAGCCTCAACCGGAGCCGCAACATCCCGGCCGTCAAGGCCCTCGAGGCGGCCGGAGTCGACGCCGTCGCGGAGAAGGCGCGCGAGCTCGGCTACGACGTCATGCCCTACTACGCCATGGCGCTGGGCTCCTTCGAAGCGACGCCCCTGCAGCACACGGCCGCCATGGCCGCCTTCGCGAACGGCGGGGTGTACATCGAGCCGTACTTCATCGAGCGCGTCGAGGACTCGGACGGCAACGTCCTCTACCAGGCCGAGCCCCGCTCCGCGCGCGTTTGGAGCGAGCAGACGGCCTACATCATGCTCGACATGATGCACGGCAACGTCGCCGACCGCGAGCCCGCCTTCGGGCTCTCGAACCGCGCCGCCGTCCCCGGCCGCTGGATCGCCGGGAAGACGGGCACGACCAACGACGAGGTCGACATCTGGTTCGTCGGCATGACGCCAGGCATGGTGGCGAGCGTGTGGATCGGGAAGGACGACGCCACGAGCTTGCCGAGCCGTATGACGCTGAGTAACGGCAACACTGACCAGGTCAACAGCTCGCGCCAGCCCATCTACATCTGGAACGACTTCGTCACCGCGGCCCTGCGGGGGAGCCCGGCCACGGGCGAGGGTTTCCCTGTTCCGGAAGGCATCGTGTTCAAGGACATGGACCTGAAGACGGGCGCCGTCGGCGGCGGCGGGGTGCGGACCGCGTTCCGCTCGACCGACCAGGCGGTCGGCGGCGGCATCGACGCGGCCATCAAGCTCAGCCTCCCGATAGACACCGCGACGGGGAAGCGGGCCACCGTCGACACCCCTCCCGACCGCATCGAGATCATCGAGGTCGACCCGCGCGACGTGGGGAACTACCTCGAAGGCACGGGCTGA